The genomic stretch CTGTGTACTGCTGATTGAAAAGTAGACACTATACTTTCGGGTCACCTTCTTGGTGGCCTGAAGTGTCTCATACTCATAAAAGGCAGTCAAGGAGAGCACTTGACTGTCTTTTATGAGTATGAGAGTAGATTGGCAAGCCAAGAAGGAATATCTCTAGCCTTTGGCTCTCTTCTTAAAAGGAACCTTCACACCATTAAAATTGGATGGACTCTCGTTGCCTAATACTGTTTGAATACGTTGATTGTTATAATAATCGATGTATTCTTTAATCATTTCTTTAGCTTCTTCAATAGTTTTTAAGTCTTTTAATTCAGGTAAGTCTTGTTTAAGGTTTGAAAAGAAATTTTCTATGCACGCATTATCCCATGGATTCCCCTTGCGGGACATGCTTGGTTCAATTTTGTATTGTTTGGCTAGTAACTCCCTCCAAAAATTCGAGCGATAAATCACGCCCTGGTCAGTGTGTATTATTAATGGTTTTCTATTATTCTTTAATCTTAAAAAAGCCCCTTCAAATGTTTCATTAATTAACTCACTGTTTAACGTTAATGAACAGCCATATCCCTTAACCATATTGTTATAAATATCTAAAACTGCGGATAAATGAAGTTCTTTA from Bacillus sp. BGMRC 2118 encodes the following:
- a CDS encoding IS3 family transposase; the encoded protein is MYKYQLINELKHKYTVVFICDVIKISPKSYYKYLKKINTPQKKPDLTGLSDRIVETFTLHKGRYGYRKIHAELSKEFDSLKEHQVYKIYSDLGMECISRRKKKKKSRYSNINAAGYIYENKLERDFTATEQNQKWVTDSTMIKLVGKELHLSAVLDIYNNMVKGYGCSLTLNSELINETFEGAFLRLKNNRKPLIIHTDQGVIYRSNFWRELLAKQYKIEPSMSRKGNPWDNACIENFFSNLKQDLPELKDLKTIEEAKEMIKEYIDYYNNQRIQTVLGNESPSNFNGVKVPFKKRAKG